A stretch of DNA from Acidovorax carolinensis:
CGTGACGGTGGCGGGCATCGACACCGCGCTGTACAACGCCTTTGGCCAGCGGCTGATTTCCACCATCTTCACGCAGTCGAACCAGTACCGCGTGGTGCTGGAAGTGGCGCCCCCGTTCAAGCTGGGCCCGCAGGCATTGAATGCCATCTACGTCACGTCGAGCACGGGCAAACCGGTGGCGCTGTCGTCGGTGGCGCGCATCGAAGAGCGCAGCATGCCCCTGGCCGTGAACCATGTGGGCCAGCTGCCCGCAGCCACCATTTCGTTCAACACCGCGCCCGGTGTTTCGCTGGGCGACGCGGTCAAGGCCATCCAGGCCGAACAGGCGACGGCGCGCGCGGCGGGCTTGATGCCGCTGTCGGTGGACAGCAGCTTCCAGGGCGCGGCGCTGGCGTTTCAGGCCTCGCTGTCGAACACGCTGCTGCTCATCCTGGCGGCGGTGGCCACCATGTACATCGTGCTCGGCGTGCTGTACGAGAGCACCATCCACCCAGTCACCATCCTGTCCACGCTGCCGTCGGCCGGGGTGGGGGCGCTGCTGGCGCTGTGGCTGGCGGGGCTGGATGTGGACATCGTGGCGGTGATCGGGATCGTGCTGCTGATCGGCATCGTCAAGAAGAACGCAATCATGATGATCGACTTCGCGCTGGAAGCGCAGCGCGACCAGGGGCTGCCGGCGCGGGAGGCCATCTTTCAGGCTTGCCTGCTGCGCTTTCGACCGATTTTGATGACCACGATGGCGGCTTTGCTGGGGGCGTTGCCGTTGATGCTGGGCACGGGGGTGGGCAGTGAGTTGCGGCAGCCGCTGGGGGTGACGATGGTGGGGGGGCTGATCGTGAGCCAGTTGCTGACGCTGTTTACCACGCCGGTGATTTACCTGACGTTTGAGGGGTGGGCGCAGCGGTGGCGGGCTCGGCGGGGGGCTGTGTGATGAATGCTCCTGTTTTTGTAGCTGGTTGCGTTTTTTGCTCGGGCGTTAGGGGCTTATTTGGCTATATGCCCCTGCTGAGGCTGTCTGCCGGGATGTGCCCCCGGCGGGGCACCTTCTTTTCTTGCGTCGCCAAGAAAAGAAGGCAAAAGAAGGCGACCCTGCTGTCTGCGACCCCTTCGCTTCGCTGCGGGGCAACCTGGGGTGCTCGTGCGCGGGGTGCGCCGTGGAACTCGCTACGCGCTGGCGCGCTGCGCTCGGACAACCACGGCGAGTCAGATGACGATGCGGGTGTGTCCTGCGGCACACCCGCCACCCCGCGCCCTGCGCGCCCCAGGCGCATCCAGAAGGGGTTGGGGGCAAACAGCCGCACGGGCCATCGCTTTGCTCGGCCCCATTTCGCGGGCGCAAGCGCTTCGCGCTGCGCAGGCGCGGCCGAGCGAAGCGATGGCCCGTATGGCTGTTTGGATGTTCGGCTGTCCAACTCCTGCTGGCTGCGCCTGCGGCGCGGCGGTTGCGGGGTGGGCATGGGCGTCGAAGCGCCCATGCTTCGTCAACTGACTCGCCGCGGTTGTCCGATTGGAGCGCCGCAGGCGCGGAGTGAGTTCTGCGGCGCACCCCGCAACCGCCCCGACGCAGGTTTGCCCCTTCGCACAGCGAAGGGGTCGCAGACTGGGGGTCGCCTTCTTTTGCCTTCTTTTCTTGGCGACGCAAGAAAAGAAGGTGCGCCGCCGGGCGCACATCCCGGCACCCGCCCTCCAACTGAGCACACCGCTCGATCGGGTCCCTGGCTTCGACAGGCTCAGCCCGAACGGGTTGGGGTGGTGCCCCGCCTTCGACCAGTTCAGCCCGAACGGGTGGTTGGCCAACAAAACATCCCTGCGCAAACTATCAATTTCATAGCTTCTAGCGCTTATCCCATAAGCGCTAGAGCAAAAAAATACCAGAAACCCAAGAGGCCCACCCCATGAGCCTCTCCACCCCCTTCATCCACCGCCCCATCGCCACCACGCTCCTCACCCTGGGCCTGGCCCTGGTGGGCGCCGTGTCCTATTTCCTGCTCCCCGTCGCCCCGCTGCCGCAGGTCGACTACCCCACCATCTCGGTCAGCGCCAGCCTACCCGGCGCCAGCCCCGACACCATGGCCGCCACCGTGGCCACGCCACTCGAGCGCTCGCTGGGGGCCATTGCCGGCGTCAACGAGATCACCTCGCGCTCCATCCTGGGCAGCACCTCCATCACGCTGCAGTTCGACCTCAACCGCAACGTGGACAGCGCCGCGCGCGACGTGCAGGCCGCCATCAACGCCGCGCGCACGCTGCTGCCCACGGGCATGCCCAGCAACCCCAGCTACCGCAAGGTGAACCCGGCCGATTCGCCCATCATGATTCTGGCGCTCACGTCCAGTGCGCTCACGCGCGGGCAGATGTACGACGCGGCGTCCACCGTGCTGGCGCAAAAGCTTTCGCAGGTCGAAGGGGTGGGGCAGGCCACCGTAAGCGGCGGGGCGCTGCCGGCGGTGCGCGTGTCGCTCGACCCGGTGCGGCTGGCGGCCAACGGCGTGTCGCTGGAGCAGGTGCGCGGCGCCATCAGCAGCACCAATGCCAACCGCCCCCTGGGCGCGGTGGAGCGTGAAGACCACTACTGGCAGATCGCCGCCAACGACCAGGCCCGCGTGGCGGCGGATTACGCCCCGCTGGTGCTGCGCTGGCAAAACGGCAACGCGATTCGCCTGGCCGATGTGGCCGAGGTGACCGACTCGGTGCAGGATGTGCGCAACTTCGGTGTGGCCAACGGCAAGCCGGCTGTGCTGCTGCAGGTGTACAAGCAGCCCGGCGCCAACATCCTGGAGGCAGTGGACCGCGTGCGCGCGCTGCTGCCGCAGCTCAAGGCGTCGATCCCGGCGGCCATCGATGTGGAGATCGTCTCAGACCGCACGCCCACGCTGCGCGCCTCGGTCAAAGAGGTAGAGCGCGCCTTGCTGATCGCCGTGGCGCTGGTCATCCTGGTGGTGTTCCTGTTCTTGCGCAACGGGCGCGCCACGCTCATTCCGGCGGTGGCGGTGCCGGTGTCGTTGGCGGGCACGTTTGGCGTGATGTATCTGGCGGGCTACACGCTCGACAACCTCTCGCTGATGGCGCTGACCATTGCCACCGGCTTTGTGGTGGATGACGCCATCGTGGTACTGGAAAACATCATGCGCCACATGGAGCGCGGCAAAACGGCGCTGCAGGCATCGCTGGACGGCGCGCGCGAGATTGGCTTTACGGTGGTGTCGATGAGCCTGTCGCTCATTGCCGTGTTCGTGCCCATCTTGTTCATGGGCGGCATTGTGGGGCGGTTTTTCCATGAGTTCGCCATCGTCATGTCGGCCGCCATTCTGGTGTCGCTGCTGGTGTCGCTCACCACCACGCCCATGATGTGCGCGGCGCTGCTCAAGCAGCCGCACCGGCCGCCCGATCGCGCGCCCAGCCTGGCATGGTGGGCGCGCCTTTCGCGGCGGCTGGACGCCCTGCAGGCCCGGGGTTTGCGTGGCTACCGGCGCAGCCTGGCCTGGTGCCTGCGCCACCAGCCCTTGGTGCTGCTGGTGCTGGCCGCGGTGGTGGGGCTCAATGTGTACCTGTACACCGCCATCGAAAAAGGCTTCATGCCCGAGCAGGACACGGGCCGCATCTCGGGCTTCATCCGTGCCGACCAGGCCACGTCCTACCAGGCCATGGAGCAGCGGCTGCAGCGCTTTCTGGCCATCGTGCAGGTTGATCCTGCCGTGGAAAACGTGACCGGCTTCACCGGTGGCTGGCAGCGCAATGCGGCGCAGATGTTCATGACGCTCAAGCGCGGGCCGGGGCAGGAGCGGTCCGAGGCCGTCATCACCCGCCTGCGTGCGCAGCTGAAAGACGAGCCCGGCGCCCGCCTGTTCATGGTGCCCCAGCGCGACATCCGCATCGGCGGGCGGCAAAGCAGTGCGTCATACGACTACACGCTGCAGGCCGATGACATTGCCGAGCTGCGCACCTGGGAGCCGCGCATCCGCCAGGCCCTGGCGCAGCTGCCCGAACTCGAAGACGTGAACAGCGATGTGTCCGACTACGGCCTGCAAACCACGCTGGTCATTGACCGCGATGCCGCCACGCGCGCGGGCCTGACCATGGCGCAGATCGACGCCACGCTGAACGACGCCTTCGGCCAGCGCCAGGTGGGTGTGATCTACAACCCGCTCAACCAATACCGCGTGGTGATGGAAGCCGCACCGCGCTACCTGCAAAGCCCCGAAACGCTGCGCGGCTTCTTCTTCGTCAACAGTGCGGGCCAGCAGGTGCCACTCACGGCGTTTGCGCGCATCACCACCACCAACACGCCGCTGTCGGTCAGCCACGAGCGCGGCACGCCGGCCAGCACCGTGAGCTTCAGCCTGGCGCCGGGCGTTTCGCTGTCACAGGCCACCGATGCCGTGCACAACGCGGTGGCCGAGCTGGGCGTGCCCGTGGGAATCCGTGGCACCTTTGGCGGCACGGCGGGCGCGTTCCAGGACGCACTGGCGGGCCAGCCGCTGCTGATCCTGGCCGCCATCATCACCATCTACCTGGTGCTGGGCATGCTGTATGAAAACCTGCTGCACCCGCTCACCATCCTCTCCACCCTGCCATCGGCCGGGGTGGGGGCGTTGCTGGCGCTGATGCTGTTCAAGACCGAGTTCTCGCTGATCGCGCTGATCGGCGTCATCCTGCTGATCGGCATCGTCAAGAAGAACGCCATCATGATGATTGACTTCGCACTGGTGCGGCAGCGCGCCGGGCACATCACGGCCGCGCAGTCCATCTACCGCGCCTGCAGCCTGCGCCTGCGGCCCATCCTCATGACCACGCTGGCTGCCATCTTTGGCGCGCTGCCGCTGGCGCTGAACCGGGCCGATGGCGCCGAGCTGCGTCAGCCCCTGGGCATTGCCGTGGTGGGCGGGCTGCTGCTGAGCCAGTTGCTCACGCTGTACACCACGCCCGTGGTCTATGTGGCGCTGGACCGGCTGCGCGCCCGTGTGCCGCGATGGGCCCGCTGGCGCCGCCACCCGGCCGCCGGCCCGAAGCCTGCGCTGCAAGGAGATTCCTGATGCACCCTCGTTACTCTATTTTTGATAGCTGCTTGCGCTTATCCAGTAAGCGCTGGAAGGTATTTTTGCTTATGATTTCGGCGCTGCTCACGGCCTGCAGCACCCCGCCGCCCCACGAGCGACCGGCGCTCGACGTGCCCACCACCTACAAGCAAGGCGTGCAAGGCAGCGCCGTGTGGCAAACCGCCCAACCGCAGGACAGCGTGCCCGGCGCGTGGTGGACGCTGTTCGCCGACCCTGCGCTCGATGCGCTGCAAGAACGCGCCGCCAGCGGCAACCAGAACGTAGCTTTGGCCGTGGCCCGGCTGCGCGCTGCGCGCGCCGCACTCGACAGCGCTGGCGCCGCCGGCCTGCCCAGCCTGGGCGCCACGGCCAGCAGCACGCGCGCGCGCAGCGGCACCACCGCCGACAACACCACCCAGGCCCGCACCCGCAACAGTCAGGCCCTGGGCCTGAACGCCAGCTGGGAGCTGGACCTGTGGGGGCGCCTGTCGGGCGGTGTGGATGCCGCGCGCGCCAGCGCCCAGGCCAGCGCCGACGACCTGGCCGCCGCGCGCCTGTCGGTGCAGGCCACGGTGGCGCAAACCTATTTCGCCCTGCGCGCCGCCGAGGCGCAGGTGCTTTTGCTGGATGACACCCTGACCGCCTACGAGCGCAGCTGGCAACTCACGCGCAACCGCCAGCGCGCGGGCGTGGCCTCGGCGGCCGACGTGGCGCAGGCCGAGGCGCAATACAAATCCACCCAGGTGCAACGGCTCGAAGCGCAGACCAGCCGCGCCCAGCTCGAACACGCGCTGGCCGCGCTCACCGGCCAGGCACCGGCCGCGCTCAGCGTGCCCGCTACGGCCTCGCTGCCCGCACCCCCCACCGTGCCGGCGCAACTGCCCTC
This window harbors:
- a CDS encoding efflux RND transporter permease subunit yields the protein MSLSTPFIHRPIATTLLTLGLALVGAVSYFLLPVAPLPQVDYPTISVSASLPGASPDTMAATVATPLERSLGAIAGVNEITSRSILGSTSITLQFDLNRNVDSAARDVQAAINAARTLLPTGMPSNPSYRKVNPADSPIMILALTSSALTRGQMYDAASTVLAQKLSQVEGVGQATVSGGALPAVRVSLDPVRLAANGVSLEQVRGAISSTNANRPLGAVEREDHYWQIAANDQARVAADYAPLVLRWQNGNAIRLADVAEVTDSVQDVRNFGVANGKPAVLLQVYKQPGANILEAVDRVRALLPQLKASIPAAIDVEIVSDRTPTLRASVKEVERALLIAVALVILVVFLFLRNGRATLIPAVAVPVSLAGTFGVMYLAGYTLDNLSLMALTIATGFVVDDAIVVLENIMRHMERGKTALQASLDGAREIGFTVVSMSLSLIAVFVPILFMGGIVGRFFHEFAIVMSAAILVSLLVSLTTTPMMCAALLKQPHRPPDRAPSLAWWARLSRRLDALQARGLRGYRRSLAWCLRHQPLVLLVLAAVVGLNVYLYTAIEKGFMPEQDTGRISGFIRADQATSYQAMEQRLQRFLAIVQVDPAVENVTGFTGGWQRNAAQMFMTLKRGPGQERSEAVITRLRAQLKDEPGARLFMVPQRDIRIGGRQSSASYDYTLQADDIAELRTWEPRIRQALAQLPELEDVNSDVSDYGLQTTLVIDRDAATRAGLTMAQIDATLNDAFGQRQVGVIYNPLNQYRVVMEAAPRYLQSPETLRGFFFVNSAGQQVPLTAFARITTTNTPLSVSHERGTPASTVSFSLAPGVSLSQATDAVHNAVAELGVPVGIRGTFGGTAGAFQDALAGQPLLILAAIITIYLVLGMLYENLLHPLTILSTLPSAGVGALLALMLFKTEFSLIALIGVILLIGIVKKNAIMMIDFALVRQRAGHITAAQSIYRACSLRLRPILMTTLAAIFGALPLALNRADGAELRQPLGIAVVGGLLLSQLLTLYTTPVVYVALDRLRARVPRWARWRRHPAAGPKPALQGDS
- a CDS encoding efflux transporter outer membrane subunit, translating into MISALLTACSTPPPHERPALDVPTTYKQGVQGSAVWQTAQPQDSVPGAWWTLFADPALDALQERAASGNQNVALAVARLRAARAALDSAGAAGLPSLGATASSTRARSGTTADNTTQARTRNSQALGLNASWELDLWGRLSGGVDAARASAQASADDLAAARLSVQATVAQTYFALRAAEAQVLLLDDTLTAYERSWQLTRNRQRAGVASAADVAQAEAQYKSTQVQRLEAQTSRAQLEHALAALTGQAPAALSVPATASLPAPPTVPAQLPSRLLERRPDIAAAQQRVAAANAQIGVAQAAFFPAITLSGAAGYRGTELSSLLNAPNLFWSLGPALAVSLFDGGARSAAVESARATHDQAVASYRQTVLTALQEVEDNLAAATALEREQQLQAEAVAAAQRALDVVGNQYRAGTVGYLNVLTAQTTVLSAQRNLIDVRSRRLAAVNMLLKNVAGSWAAERL